Genomic DNA from Hyphomicrobiales bacterium:
CCCGCATTGCGCATCCTGGGGATCGAGACGACCTGCGACGAGACCGCGGCGGCGGTTGTCCTGCGCCGTGCCGACGGTTCGGGCGAGATCCTTTCCAACGTCATTCATTCGCAGGACGAGGCGCACGCCCGCTTCGGCGGCGTGGTGCCTGAGATCGCCGCCCGCGCCCATGTCGAGCTGATCGATACGGTCATCGCCGCGGCGCTCGACGAGGCCGGGCTTTCCTTCGCCGATCTCGACGGCGTCGCGGCAGCCGCCGGACCGGGGCTCATCGGCGGCGTCATCGTCGGCCTGACCACCGCCAAGGCGATCGCGCTGGTGCACGACAAGCCGCTCATCGCCGTCAACCATCTGGAGGCCCACGCGCTCACCGCTCGGCTCACCGACCGCGCCTCCTTCCCCTATCTCTTGCTGCTCGTCTCCGGCGGCCACACCCAGCTCATCTGGGTGCATGGGGTCGGCTCCTACGAGCGTCTCGGCACCACCGTCGACGATGCGCTGGGCGAAGCCTTCGACAAGACCGCGAAGCTGTTGGGCTTAAGCTTTCCCGGCGGCCCGGCGGTGGAGCGCATGGCGCGCACCGGCGACCCCAAGGCGATTTCGCTGCCGCGGCCGATGCTCGGGCGCAAGGAGCTGCATTTCTCATTCTCCGGCCTCAAGACCGCCGTCCGCCAGGCGGCCGAGGCGCGCGCGCCGC
This window encodes:
- the tsaD gene encoding tRNA (adenosine(37)-N6)-threonylcarbamoyltransferase complex transferase subunit TsaD yields the protein MRILGIETTCDETAAAVVLRRADGSGEILSNVIHSQDEAHARFGGVVPEIAARAHVELIDTVIAAALDEAGLSFADLDGVAAAAGPGLIGGVIVGLTTAKAIALVHDKPLIAVNHLEAHALTARLTDRASFPYLLLLVSGGHTQLIWVHGVGSYERLGTTVDDALGEAFDKTAKLLGLSFPGGPAVERMARTGDPKAISLPRPMLGRKELHFSFSGLKTAVRQAAEARAPLSDKDIADICAAFQAAVAESVVDRVRMALAACRARGLRSGRLVVAGGVAANAALRAALELTCEEEGVMLTVPPPSLCTDNGAMIAWAGAERLALGLSDPLDVAPRARWPLDPDAAPAPGAGVKA